Proteins found in one Pseudomonas mosselii genomic segment:
- the traD gene encoding type IV conjugative transfer system coupling protein TraD, whose amino-acid sequence MATYTLESLLRPPVELFTTAVCYVAASLCICAPWAFALTPLFGIVAALGFIYLGTIRLLQARRVLRYQANLRRLPHYTMTSAEMPISNERLFIGRGFRWTQKHTQRLADTYLPQFAAYVEPTNLYERARWLEERLEFAPFPLKLITKLTGWDSNWNPARPLPPVGGLPRLHGIEPDEQNVSLPLGERVGHTLVLGTTRVGKTRLAEVFITQDIRRTHRRGPRVRMGRRSQTSHRWSRRRRVEEQADHEVVIVFDPKGDADLLKRMYVECKRAGRLDEFYVFHLGWPDISARYNAIGRFGRISEVATRIAGQLSGEGNSAAFREFAWRFVNIIAQSLVALGRRPDYEQIRRHVINIDELFIEYAQKYFAEHDPKAWQTIVELEGKIDRKNLSFAMKDRPLRVVAIDMYLTQKRINDSVMDGLRSAVRYDKTYFDKIVASLLPLLEKLTTGRIAELLAPDYLDLADERPIFDWMQVIRKRAVVYVGLDALSDTEVSAAVGNSMFSDLVSVAGHIYKHGIDDGLPGHMAGGKVRINLHADEFNELIGDEFIPMVNKAGGAGIQVTAYTQTMSDIEAKIGSKAKAGQVIGNFNNLFMLRVRETATAELLTNQLPKVQIYNSTPASSANDSVNGKTAFTSSSHDQVQLASVPMIEPAHVVGLPKGQAFALIEGGNLWKIRMPLPANDPDEVMPGNLQELAAGMRRSAASSNDWWEAPGYQELKSALPEDLVEDFRQVATDDAA is encoded by the coding sequence ATGGCGACATACACCCTTGAATCTCTGCTCCGGCCGCCGGTAGAGCTTTTCACTACTGCGGTCTGCTATGTGGCAGCTTCGCTTTGCATTTGCGCGCCCTGGGCTTTTGCGCTGACCCCACTATTTGGAATTGTCGCCGCGCTGGGTTTTATCTACCTGGGCACCATTCGGCTGCTGCAGGCGCGGAGGGTCCTAAGGTATCAGGCGAACCTCAGGCGACTTCCCCACTACACCATGACCAGCGCTGAAATGCCGATCAGCAACGAGCGCCTGTTCATCGGACGCGGGTTCCGGTGGACTCAGAAGCACACACAGCGCCTGGCCGACACCTACCTCCCTCAGTTCGCGGCATACGTCGAACCGACGAACCTTTATGAACGGGCGCGCTGGCTGGAGGAACGCCTAGAGTTCGCCCCCTTCCCACTGAAACTGATCACAAAACTCACTGGTTGGGATTCCAACTGGAACCCCGCTCGGCCTCTCCCACCAGTGGGTGGCCTGCCCAGATTGCACGGGATCGAACCAGATGAGCAGAATGTCAGTCTCCCTCTGGGTGAGCGCGTGGGCCACACACTGGTCCTGGGCACCACACGGGTAGGCAAGACTCGCCTGGCGGAAGTGTTCATCACCCAGGACATTCGCCGAACGCATCGCCGCGGGCCGCGAGTCCGCATGGGGCGACGGAGCCAAACCTCCCATCGATGGAGCCGGCGCCGGCGAGTAGAGGAACAGGCCGACCACGAGGTCGTGATCGTTTTCGATCCGAAGGGCGATGCCGACCTGCTCAAGCGCATGTACGTCGAGTGCAAGCGCGCCGGGCGCCTCGACGAGTTCTACGTGTTTCATCTGGGATGGCCGGATATCTCCGCTCGCTACAACGCCATCGGCCGCTTCGGCCGAATCAGCGAGGTGGCCACTCGCATCGCTGGTCAGCTCTCCGGCGAGGGTAACTCTGCAGCATTTCGGGAGTTCGCTTGGCGGTTCGTCAATATCATCGCCCAGTCGCTTGTCGCGCTCGGCCGTCGCCCTGACTACGAGCAGATCCGCCGGCACGTCATCAATATCGACGAGCTGTTCATTGAGTACGCACAGAAGTACTTCGCTGAACATGATCCGAAGGCCTGGCAAACCATTGTCGAGCTTGAAGGCAAGATCGATCGCAAGAACCTGTCTTTCGCCATGAAAGACCGCCCGCTGCGCGTGGTGGCCATCGACATGTACCTGACCCAGAAGCGCATCAACGATTCGGTTATGGATGGCCTGCGCAGCGCTGTCCGCTACGACAAGACCTATTTCGACAAGATCGTCGCATCGTTGCTGCCACTCCTGGAAAAGCTCACCACTGGGCGTATCGCTGAACTGCTTGCCCCCGACTACCTGGACCTCGCCGATGAGCGTCCCATCTTCGACTGGATGCAAGTGATCCGAAAACGCGCCGTGGTATATGTTGGCCTCGATGCACTATCCGACACCGAAGTCAGTGCGGCCGTGGGCAACTCGATGTTCAGTGACTTGGTCTCTGTTGCAGGCCACATTTACAAGCACGGCATCGACGACGGCCTGCCGGGGCATATGGCTGGGGGCAAGGTACGCATCAACCTCCACGCTGACGAGTTCAACGAGCTCATCGGGGACGAATTCATCCCGATGGTGAATAAGGCCGGTGGTGCCGGCATCCAGGTCACCGCCTACACCCAGACGATGAGTGACATCGAAGCGAAGATCGGCTCGAAGGCGAAAGCCGGCCAGGTGATCGGTAACTTCAACAACCTATTCATGTTGCGTGTTCGAGAAACCGCGACCGCTGAGCTGCTGACCAACCAGCTACCAAAAGTGCAGATCTACAACAGCACGCCGGCGAGCAGCGCGAACGACTCGGTCAACGGCAAAACCGCGTTCACCTCAAGCTCGCACGACCAGGTGCAGCTGGCGAGTGTGCCGATGATTGAGCCGGCCCACGTGGTGGGACTGCCGAAGGGACAGGCCTTCGCGCTCATCGAAGGTGGGAATCTGTGGAAAATCCGCATGCCGCTCCCCGCGAACGACCCAGATGAGGTCATGCCCGGCAACCTGCAGGAGCTGGCCGCCGGCATGCGGCGATCGGCAGCGTCCTCGAACGATTGGTGGGAAGCCCCTGGCTATCAAGAGCTGAAATCAGCTTTGCCCGAAGACCTGGTTGAAGATTTCCGCCAGGTGGCCACCGATGATGCAGCTTGA
- a CDS encoding integrating conjugative element protein: MTYPHARRSHAVQALALAIVSSLALPCNADQQAVLTVVEDRGGSSALSYYQDIDPEPTHTTPVVTGVRAGGAFPVSTPELSPGPVHGRVINAAGLQPMFIVGDDPTSQAWLKQKLSALQGLQAVGLAVNVSNAARLQEIRRWAPGLQVMPVPASDIAGRLGLQHYPVLITATTLQQ; the protein is encoded by the coding sequence ATGACATATCCCCACGCCCGGCGATCACACGCCGTGCAGGCCCTGGCCCTCGCGATCGTGAGCAGCCTGGCTCTGCCCTGCAATGCTGATCAGCAAGCGGTGCTCACCGTGGTGGAGGACCGTGGCGGCTCATCCGCACTGTCCTACTACCAAGACATTGATCCCGAGCCTACGCACACCACCCCAGTTGTGACTGGCGTCCGGGCGGGCGGGGCATTTCCGGTGTCGACTCCAGAACTGAGCCCCGGCCCAGTACATGGACGAGTGATCAACGCAGCAGGTCTGCAGCCGATGTTCATCGTTGGGGATGATCCAACGTCGCAGGCCTGGCTCAAGCAGAAGCTGTCGGCACTTCAAGGCCTGCAGGCAGTAGGCCTTGCTGTGAATGTCAGCAACGCTGCACGACTGCAAGAGATCCGCCGCTGGGCACCTGGGTTGCAGGTGATGCCTGTACCTGCCAGCGATATTGCTGGTCGCCTGGGGCTGCAGCACTACCCGGTGCTGATCACAGCTACAACCCTTCAGCAGTGA
- a CDS encoding TIGR03759 family integrating conjugative element protein → MNLPIVRAIACACAFTAIGIEAAPLPSAAGGAASSVQQLTSESTLSQNKLDDRAAQEWGLTPKEYERYQEVMQGPRGVYSPGLDPLTALGIEARSESERRRFAELQVQAERQRVDRELAYQRAYDEAYQRMFPGIKAIEISTTPSGQAGSGSGPALEGNGRMALFVKDDCLPCIDQVKRLQASQTPFDLYFVGSQQDDERIRRWAILAGIDPSSVKSRLITLNHDQGRWVRLGLGGSLPAAVTQVNGSWRRQ, encoded by the coding sequence ATGAATCTACCGATCGTTCGAGCCATCGCCTGCGCCTGCGCGTTTACCGCAATTGGCATTGAGGCCGCGCCGCTTCCTTCCGCCGCTGGAGGGGCCGCCTCCAGTGTTCAACAGCTCACCAGCGAAAGCACCCTGTCCCAGAACAAGCTCGATGATAGAGCCGCGCAGGAGTGGGGACTGACCCCCAAGGAGTACGAACGATATCAAGAGGTAATGCAGGGACCCCGGGGGGTGTATTCGCCAGGGCTTGACCCTCTCACCGCGCTGGGAATCGAGGCCCGATCAGAGAGCGAACGACGCCGGTTCGCCGAGCTGCAGGTCCAAGCAGAGCGCCAACGAGTCGATCGGGAGCTCGCCTACCAGCGAGCCTACGACGAGGCGTACCAGCGCATGTTCCCAGGCATCAAAGCCATTGAGATTTCGACCACCCCTTCGGGCCAGGCCGGATCCGGGAGCGGCCCAGCTCTGGAGGGCAACGGGCGCATGGCACTCTTCGTCAAAGACGACTGCCTACCCTGTATCGACCAGGTCAAACGGCTGCAGGCGTCACAGACGCCGTTTGATCTGTATTTCGTCGGCAGCCAGCAAGACGATGAAAGGATCCGCCGCTGGGCAATTCTCGCGGGTATTGACCCGTCCAGCGTTAAAAGCCGTCTGATCACACTGAATCATGACCAGGGCCGCTGGGTTCGCCTCGGGCTCGGTGGCTCGCTGCCAGCCGCCGTAACACAGGTGAATGGATCATGGCGTCGTCAGTGA
- a CDS encoding TraR/DksA family transcriptional regulator gives MDDALDLAHFKTLLEQRAAELDRLLEDAESRSQSVELDQSKVGRLSRMDALQQQAMNDAIRSRAQHERVRLQLALKRWHEGEYGWCNQCGELIASGRLEFDPATPLCITCASRAESD, from the coding sequence ATGGACGACGCCCTCGATCTTGCCCATTTCAAGACCCTACTGGAACAGCGGGCTGCCGAGCTGGATCGGTTGCTGGAAGACGCTGAGTCTCGCTCGCAATCGGTGGAGTTGGATCAAAGCAAGGTAGGGCGTCTGTCGAGGATGGACGCACTCCAGCAGCAAGCGATGAACGATGCCATCCGCAGTCGGGCGCAGCATGAACGCGTCCGCCTCCAGCTGGCCCTCAAGCGTTGGCACGAGGGCGAGTATGGCTGGTGTAACCAATGCGGCGAGTTGATCGCCTCGGGCCGCCTGGAATTCGATCCGGCCACGCCGTTGTGCATCACCTGTGCGAGCCGCGCCGAGTCGGATTGA
- a CDS encoding TIGR03747 family integrating conjugative element membrane protein gives MADDVSKKAEQQQERQESLFSKIFWFPITFIGVMFSSLFLAIVVDWVCLYFFWPEAGWRHGQQMLVSEVGWLSKGLVHSAVVQEPGRTATWLVTEAYDWLVVKTGMLSWVQSMESIAQAGPRNELDMRYWAAQSVTTVQNYALAALFTVLVFCVRLVVLLMTVPLFAMAALTGLVDGLVRRDLRKFGAGRESSYLYHKARATMLPLAIFPWTFYLALPISISPLLVLLPCAALLGVSVSITAASFKKYL, from the coding sequence ATGGCAGATGACGTATCAAAGAAGGCCGAACAGCAGCAAGAGCGACAGGAATCGCTGTTCAGCAAGATCTTCTGGTTCCCGATTACCTTCATCGGCGTAATGTTCAGCTCGCTGTTCCTCGCCATCGTGGTCGACTGGGTATGCCTGTACTTCTTCTGGCCAGAGGCCGGGTGGCGGCACGGTCAGCAAATGCTGGTCAGCGAGGTCGGCTGGTTGTCCAAGGGGCTGGTCCATAGCGCTGTCGTCCAAGAACCCGGGCGCACCGCGACCTGGCTGGTCACTGAAGCTTACGACTGGCTGGTCGTGAAGACCGGGATGCTTAGCTGGGTCCAGAGCATGGAGTCGATCGCTCAAGCCGGTCCCCGTAACGAGCTGGACATGCGCTATTGGGCCGCGCAGAGCGTCACAACGGTACAGAACTATGCCCTGGCTGCCCTCTTTACCGTCCTGGTGTTTTGCGTCCGCCTGGTCGTGCTGCTGATGACGGTACCGCTTTTTGCCATGGCTGCACTCACAGGCCTGGTCGACGGGCTGGTGCGGCGAGACCTCCGTAAATTTGGTGCCGGCCGAGAGTCCAGCTACCTGTACCACAAGGCCCGGGCAACGATGTTGCCGTTGGCCATTTTCCCCTGGACTTTCTACTTGGCGCTCCCGATCAGCATCAGCCCACTGCTGGTACTACTCCCCTGCGCTGCCTTACTCGGGGTGTCCGTGAGCATTACGGCCGCGAGCTTCAAGAAGTATTTGTGA
- a CDS encoding SulP family inorganic anion transporter, with protein sequence MLQTLKQTWFSNVRGDVLAGIVVALALIPEAIAFSIIAGVDPKVGLYASFCIAVVIAFVGGRPGMISAATGAMALLMVTLVKNHGLEYLLAATLLCGVLQIGAGYLKLGSLMRFVSRSVVTGFVNALAILIFMAQLPELTNVTWHVYAMTAAGLGIIYLFPYIPRIGKLIPSPLVCIIVLTAVAMSVGLDIRTVGDMGELPDTLPIFLWPDVPLTFETLAIIFPYSAALAVVGLLESMMTATIVDDLTDTPSDKNRECKGQGVANIASGLIGGMAGCAMIGQSIINVKSGGRSRLSSLAAGVFLLLMVVFLGDWLKQIPMAALVAVMIMVSIGTFSWDSLRNLKKHPLSTNIVMVVTVVVVVATHNLAFGVLAGVLLAAMFFANKVGHYMAISSSLDESGEHRSYNVTGQVFFSSADKFVAAFDFKEALNKVTIDLNRAHFWDITAVAALDKVVIKFRREGTEVEVLGLNEASATIVDRFGVHDKPDAIDQLMGH encoded by the coding sequence ATGCTACAAACACTCAAACAAACGTGGTTTTCCAACGTCCGTGGCGACGTGCTCGCGGGGATCGTCGTCGCACTTGCGCTGATCCCTGAAGCCATCGCTTTCTCTATCATTGCGGGCGTCGACCCCAAAGTTGGTCTCTACGCCTCATTCTGTATCGCCGTGGTGATCGCCTTTGTCGGTGGCCGCCCAGGCATGATTTCAGCCGCGACAGGGGCCATGGCACTGCTGATGGTGACCCTGGTCAAGAACCATGGTCTTGAATATCTGCTGGCCGCCACGCTGCTGTGTGGCGTGTTGCAAATTGGTGCTGGCTACCTGAAGCTCGGCTCGCTGATGCGCTTCGTTTCGCGCTCGGTGGTGACCGGCTTCGTCAATGCACTGGCGATCCTGATTTTCATGGCTCAGCTGCCCGAGCTGACCAATGTCACCTGGCACGTCTACGCCATGACAGCCGCAGGCCTCGGCATCATCTACCTATTTCCCTATATCCCCAGGATCGGCAAGCTCATCCCATCGCCACTGGTGTGCATCATCGTGCTGACCGCAGTCGCCATGTCGGTTGGGCTGGATATCCGCACGGTCGGTGATATGGGGGAACTGCCGGATACGCTGCCAATCTTTCTCTGGCCTGACGTGCCGCTGACGTTCGAGACGTTGGCCATCATCTTCCCTTACTCGGCAGCGCTGGCCGTGGTCGGTCTGCTGGAGTCGATGATGACCGCGACTATTGTCGACGACCTGACCGACACCCCCAGCGACAAGAACCGCGAGTGCAAGGGCCAGGGCGTGGCCAACATTGCTTCGGGTCTGATCGGCGGTATGGCCGGCTGCGCGATGATTGGTCAGTCGATCATCAACGTGAAATCCGGCGGTCGTTCTCGTCTGTCCTCCCTGGCCGCAGGTGTATTCCTGCTGCTGATGGTGGTGTTCCTCGGCGACTGGCTGAAGCAGATCCCGATGGCTGCGCTGGTGGCAGTGATGATCATGGTGTCCATCGGCACCTTCAGTTGGGATTCGCTGCGCAACCTGAAGAAGCACCCGTTGTCGACCAACATTGTCATGGTCGTCACCGTTGTGGTCGTGGTGGCCACCCACAACCTTGCCTTCGGCGTGTTGGCCGGCGTGCTGCTGGCCGCGATGTTCTTCGCCAACAAGGTTGGCCATTACATGGCGATCAGTTCTTCGCTGGACGAATCCGGCGAGCATCGTAGCTATAACGTCACTGGCCAGGTGTTCTTCAGCTCGGCAGACAAGTTCGTCGCGGCCTTCGACTTCAAAGAAGCCCTGAACAAGGTAACCATCGACCTGAATCGCGCCCACTTCTGGGATATCACCGCAGTTGCTGCCCTGGACAAGGTGGTTATCAAGTTCCGCCGCGAAGGCACCGAAGTTGAAGTGTTAGGTCTCAACGAAGCGAGCGCCACTATCGTGGATCGATTCGGAGTTCACGATAAACCCGACGCCATTGATCAACTCATGGGCCACTGA
- a CDS encoding IS5-like element ISPa26 family transposase, whose amino-acid sequence MKQMTFADAEYAGKRKQTRKELFLIEMDRVVPWEGLIALIKPHYPKGEGGRPAYPLMAMLRIHLMQNWFGYSDPAMEEALYETTILRQFSGLSLERIPDETTILNFRRLLEKHELATGILGVINGYLGDRGLSLRQGTIVDATLIHAPSSTKNKDGKRDPEMHQTKKGNQYYFGAKAHIGVDDESGLVHSVVVTAANVADVTQVDKLLHGGENVVCADAGYTGVEKREEHEGRQVIWQIAARRSTYKKHGNRSALYKAIRKIERAKAQVRSKVEHPFRVIKRQFGYTKVRFRGLVKNTAQMVTLFALSNIWMARRHLLSNAGEVRP is encoded by the coding sequence ATGAAACAAATGACCTTCGCCGATGCCGAGTACGCCGGTAAGCGCAAGCAGACCCGCAAGGAGCTGTTCCTGATAGAGATGGATCGGGTCGTACCCTGGGAGGGTTTGATTGCTCTGATCAAACCTCATTACCCAAAGGGCGAAGGGGGCCGTCCAGCCTATCCGCTGATGGCGATGCTGCGGATTCATCTAATGCAGAACTGGTTCGGTTACAGCGATCCGGCGATGGAAGAGGCGCTGTACGAGACGACGATCCTGCGCCAGTTTTCCGGTCTGAGCCTGGAGCGAATCCCGGATGAAACCACCATCCTCAACTTCCGTCGCCTGCTGGAAAAGCATGAGTTGGCCACCGGTATTCTCGGCGTGATCAATGGCTATTTGGGCGACCGTGGCTTGTCACTGCGACAAGGCACCATCGTCGATGCCACTCTGATTCATGCGCCCAGTTCGACCAAGAACAAGGACGGCAAACGCGACCCGGAAATGCATCAGACCAAGAAGGGCAACCAGTATTACTTCGGTGCCAAAGCTCACATTGGTGTCGACGATGAGTCCGGGCTTGTGCACAGCGTGGTGGTCACTGCGGCCAACGTCGCGGACGTAACCCAAGTCGACAAACTGCTGCACGGTGGTGAGAACGTGGTCTGCGCTGATGCGGGCTATACCGGTGTAGAGAAGCGTGAAGAGCATGAGGGGCGCCAAGTCATCTGGCAGATTGCAGCCCGGCGCAGCACTTACAAAAAGCACGGTAACCGCAGCGCGTTATACAAAGCGATACGTAAGATCGAAAGAGCCAAGGCCCAGGTTCGCTCCAAGGTTGAGCATCCATTTCGGGTGATCAAGCGCCAGTTTGGTTATACGAAAGTGCGCTTCCGAGGCTTGGTGAAAAACACTGCTCAGATGGTGACGCTGTTCGCCCTGTCGAACATTTGGATGGCGCGTCGACATTTGCTCTCCAATGCAGGAGAGGTGCGTCCGTGA
- a CDS encoding universal stress protein, with the protein MTQVIACIDGSTSAPAVCDYAAWASLSLEAPLTFLHVLDQRQYPVAADLSGNIGLGSREHLLDELASLDEQRGKLALEQGRIMLTAAKERAMTDGVTAPESKQRHGDLLENLQELESETRLLVIGRQGESSGGLSQHVGSQLESVIRIMHRPILVTPANFQKPESAMLAFDGSATTRKGVEMLAASPLLKGLPIHLVMVGPVNDESSAQLDWAQKVLLNVGFTVRAETLNGEIEPTLHAYQKEHGIDLLVMGAYGHSRIRQFLVGSTTTSMLRTTTGPLLLLR; encoded by the coding sequence ATGACCCAAGTAATTGCCTGTATCGACGGTTCCACCTCGGCTCCAGCTGTGTGCGACTACGCAGCCTGGGCCAGTCTGAGCCTGGAAGCCCCGCTGACCTTCTTGCATGTGCTGGATCAGCGCCAGTACCCAGTTGCGGCCGACTTGAGTGGCAATATCGGCCTTGGCAGCCGCGAGCATCTGCTCGATGAGCTTGCTTCCCTGGATGAACAGCGCGGTAAGTTGGCCCTGGAGCAGGGGCGGATCATGTTAACGGCCGCGAAAGAGCGGGCCATGACGGATGGTGTGACCGCGCCGGAGTCCAAGCAACGTCATGGCGATCTGCTGGAAAACCTGCAAGAGCTGGAAAGCGAAACGCGCCTATTGGTCATCGGTCGCCAAGGCGAGTCTAGCGGCGGTCTGAGTCAGCATGTCGGAAGCCAGCTGGAGAGCGTGATTCGTATCATGCACCGGCCAATCCTGGTCACCCCGGCCAACTTCCAAAAGCCCGAGAGCGCGATGCTGGCCTTCGATGGCAGCGCTACTACCCGCAAGGGTGTGGAGATGCTGGCGGCCAGCCCCCTGCTGAAGGGGCTGCCGATCCACCTGGTGATGGTTGGGCCAGTGAACGACGAATCGTCCGCGCAGCTGGACTGGGCGCAGAAAGTGCTGCTCAACGTCGGATTCACTGTTCGCGCCGAGACCCTGAACGGCGAGATAGAGCCTACCTTGCACGCCTATCAGAAAGAGCACGGCATCGACCTGCTGGTGATGGGGGCCTACGGTCATTCGCGCATCCGTCAGTTTCTGGTCGGCAGCACCACGACCAGCATGCTGCGCACCACCACTGGCCCACTGTTGCTGCTGCGCTAA
- a CDS encoding lysozyme family protein, producing MASSVSGWRLYVLSVVLLAGNAWGVEDPPAAYKAIGIRHGVPPVVLYSVALQESGTRLRGQLVPWPWTLNVAGTGYRFATRADACQALMIAIVKAGPARVDVGLGQTNIRFNGHRYRYPCEGLDPYKNLAVTAQILAEQKAKGGTWIDAAGRYHRPAGGAPAAKYRSYFTKHLSRVTGIKFEVVTP from the coding sequence ATGGCGTCGTCAGTGAGCGGGTGGCGGCTCTACGTTCTGTCGGTGGTTCTGCTCGCCGGCAACGCATGGGGTGTAGAAGATCCGCCAGCAGCTTACAAGGCGATCGGCATCAGACACGGGGTCCCGCCCGTTGTGCTCTATTCGGTGGCACTGCAGGAAAGCGGGACGCGATTGCGCGGGCAGCTTGTGCCGTGGCCCTGGACGTTGAATGTTGCCGGAACCGGCTACCGCTTCGCCACACGAGCAGACGCTTGCCAAGCTCTGATGATAGCGATTGTTAAGGCTGGACCCGCTCGAGTCGACGTGGGGCTGGGACAAACAAATATTCGCTTCAACGGGCATCGCTACCGCTATCCCTGCGAAGGCCTGGATCCATACAAGAACCTGGCGGTGACCGCTCAGATCCTGGCTGAACAAAAGGCTAAGGGTGGAACCTGGATCGATGCTGCGGGGCGGTATCACCGCCCTGCCGGGGGGGCGCCGGCCGCGAAGTACCGTAGCTATTTCACGAAACATCTTAGCCGGGTCACCGGCATCAAATTCGAGGTAGTGACCCCATGA
- a CDS encoding SEC-C domain-containing protein → MKLPGRNERCWCKSGKKFKHCHLDIDRQPPVAAHTVLQTLGSFKKNKKCSVPQSLQHECSGGIINAHTVSKSSSLKAIARNGHVLKISIELKVNIPPKIKLSEVGINSASTFTGFCASHDKKLFSTIEDQPFKPVPSHCFLIMYRGISREIFSKEYASKTFDFMRILDRGKSLAEQVVIQNASALLGNNNSLTTSDLKHIKSKLDTMLVTGDYSDLNYAVFTLESPPPIMGSAIVGPTFDFDGYEAQKITSIPGDMPDYMAINSFASDGKGFIVLSWLSEHSLTCNKLIRQFLDKKLTADSLAAFMVLLIENFYISPSWWESLDNGTQALIKNLYSQGVETHTDGNSINIDRPLHFPAIINVSMNPTL, encoded by the coding sequence ATGAAACTTCCAGGGCGAAATGAACGTTGCTGGTGCAAATCTGGGAAGAAGTTTAAACACTGCCACCTAGACATTGATCGCCAACCACCTGTAGCAGCACACACTGTCTTGCAAACCCTTGGCTCTTTCAAGAAAAATAAAAAATGTAGCGTACCGCAATCATTGCAGCACGAGTGCTCAGGCGGGATAATAAATGCCCACACCGTCTCAAAAAGCTCATCTCTGAAGGCGATAGCTAGAAACGGGCACGTATTAAAAATATCGATAGAACTAAAAGTTAATATCCCGCCAAAAATAAAATTGAGCGAGGTGGGTATAAATAGCGCCTCGACTTTTACAGGCTTCTGTGCCAGCCATGATAAAAAATTATTCTCAACAATCGAAGACCAACCGTTCAAGCCTGTACCATCACACTGCTTCCTGATTATGTACAGAGGCATTTCCAGAGAGATCTTCAGCAAAGAGTACGCCTCAAAAACCTTTGATTTCATGAGGATCCTAGACAGGGGAAAGAGCCTGGCTGAACAGGTCGTAATCCAGAATGCATCAGCCTTACTCGGGAATAATAACTCCTTAACAACAAGCGACCTAAAACACATAAAATCAAAGCTAGACACTATGTTAGTCACGGGCGACTACAGCGACTTAAACTACGCCGTATTCACACTTGAATCCCCACCACCGATAATGGGAAGTGCTATAGTTGGCCCGACATTCGACTTTGATGGATATGAAGCCCAGAAGATAACAAGCATTCCTGGCGACATGCCGGACTACATGGCCATTAATTCATTCGCTAGTGACGGCAAAGGCTTCATTGTTTTATCCTGGCTTTCAGAACACTCTTTGACCTGCAACAAACTGATAAGACAATTCTTGGACAAGAAACTAACAGCCGACAGCCTGGCGGCCTTTATGGTGTTACTAATAGAGAACTTCTACATTTCACCAAGCTGGTGGGAATCACTGGATAACGGCACACAAGCCCTGATAAAAAATTTGTACTCGCAAGGTGTAGAAACCCACACCGATGGCAACTCGATAAACATCGACCGCCCACTGCACTTCCCTGCAATAATAAATGTATCAATGAACCCCACGCTTTAG
- a CDS encoding SdiA-regulated domain-containing protein yields the protein MYLMAKNWLGRTQKTSAWMWALLCFVLLTVFQVRTHHLDDRLYFWIKTHWHTDDWQERSVWLPDYRVELDAKPVPGVDNNLSGLTFDPDLNLLWAVTNGPNELLALSRDGDVERRYSLDGFHDVEAVSYAGNGQLVIAEERRQSLVIVDVPLAEGSKLSPGRSLSRDQYPALTLALGKADNKGLEGLAYDLKGDRLFVTKERDPRQLLEVGGLRASLAGGFSLHVRDLSNLVKDKVFATDLSSVVFDQQSGHLILLSDESKLLIEITDEGKVVSFRSLARGFAGLLKGIPQAEGVTIDDEGYLYVVSEPNLFYRFTRETD from the coding sequence ATGTATTTGATGGCTAAAAACTGGTTGGGCCGAACACAGAAAACAAGTGCCTGGATGTGGGCACTGCTGTGCTTTGTATTGCTTACCGTATTCCAAGTCCGCACCCATCACCTTGATGATCGGTTGTACTTCTGGATCAAGACCCACTGGCACACCGACGATTGGCAGGAGCGCTCTGTGTGGCTGCCTGACTATCGGGTTGAGCTCGATGCTAAGCCGGTTCCCGGTGTGGACAACAACCTTTCGGGCCTGACCTTCGACCCTGACCTGAACCTGCTATGGGCGGTTACCAACGGCCCAAACGAACTATTGGCCCTCAGTCGTGACGGTGACGTGGAAAGGCGCTATAGCCTGGACGGTTTCCACGATGTGGAGGCGGTGTCCTATGCCGGCAACGGCCAACTGGTAATCGCCGAGGAGCGCCGGCAGAGCCTTGTTATCGTGGATGTCCCCCTCGCCGAAGGCAGTAAGCTTTCTCCCGGTCGCTCATTGAGCCGAGACCAGTATCCAGCTCTGACCTTGGCACTTGGCAAGGCGGACAACAAAGGCCTTGAAGGGCTCGCCTACGACCTGAAAGGTGATCGCTTGTTTGTGACCAAGGAGCGTGACCCTCGCCAATTGCTGGAAGTGGGCGGCCTTCGTGCCAGCCTGGCAGGAGGTTTTTCCCTGCACGTGCGCGACCTGTCCAACTTGGTAAAGGACAAGGTATTTGCCACTGACTTGTCTTCGGTCGTCTTCGATCAACAGAGTGGCCACCTGATATTGCTCAGCGACGAGTCGAAACTGCTGATTGAAATCACCGATGAGGGCAAGGTGGTGAGTTTCCGCTCCTTGGCGAGGGGGTTTGCTGGTTTGCTGAAAGGCATACCCCAAGCCGAAGGCGTAACCATCGACGATGAAGGGTATTTGTACGTGGTCAGCGAGCCGAACTTGTTCTATCGCTTTACCCGCGAGACAGACTGA